In Paracoccus aminophilus JCM 7686, a single window of DNA contains:
- a CDS encoding IS3 family transposase (programmed frameshift), which yields MRKSRFTEPQIMAVLRQAESGVAVPELCREHGISTASFYKWRSKYGGMDASMMSQMKTLEDENRRLKRMFADLSMQAELLKEALGKKLTRPVQRRELAEKAVATKGVSIALACRAFGVSETCFRYSPKRDAENEFIADLLEGLTKVHRTWGFGLCFLHMRNVQGHPWNHKRVHRIYCELELNLRIKPRRRIKRDKPEELSVPDAPNTVWSMDFMADRLADGRQFRLLNVLDDFNREGLGIEVDFSLPAERVVRSLNQIIEWRGKPLAIRVDNGPEYISSTLMIWAEKQGIAHNHIQPGKPQQNAYVERYNRTVRNEWLDLYIFETIEEAQEIATDWLWTYNNERPNMGIGGITPAQKLKMAA from the exons ATGAGAAAGAGCCGTTTCACCGAGCCGCAGATCATGGCCGTGCTTCGTCAGGCCGAGAGCGGCGTGGCCGTGCCTGAACTTTGCCGCGAGCATGGGATCAGCACAGCGAGCTTTTACAAATGGCGCTCGAAGTATGGCGGCATGGACGCGTCCATGATGAGCCAGATGAAGACGCTTGAGGACGAGAACCGGCGGTTGAAGCGCATGTTTGCGGACCTGAGCATGCAGGCCGAACTGCTCAAGGAAGCACTAGGAAAAAAAT TGACACGGCCAGTTCAACGCCGGGAGCTGGCCGAGAAGGCTGTGGCGACGAAGGGGGTCAGCATCGCGCTGGCCTGCCGGGCCTTTGGCGTGAGCGAGACCTGCTTTCGCTACAGCCCGAAGCGCGATGCCGAGAACGAGTTTATCGCGGACCTGTTGGAAGGGCTGACCAAGGTGCACCGGACCTGGGGCTTTGGGCTATGTTTCCTGCACATGCGCAACGTCCAAGGGCATCCTTGGAACCACAAGCGCGTCCATCGGATCTATTGCGAGTTGGAACTGAACCTGCGGATCAAGCCGCGGCGGCGGATCAAGCGTGACAAGCCTGAAGAGCTTAGCGTCCCTGACGCGCCGAACACGGTCTGGTCAATGGACTTCATGGCTGATCGATTGGCCGATGGCCGTCAATTCCGCCTCTTGAACGTGCTGGACGACTTCAACCGTGAGGGCCTCGGCATTGAGGTCGACTTCTCGCTCCCGGCCGAGCGGGTGGTCCGGTCCCTCAATCAGATCATCGAGTGGCGCGGAAAGCCCCTGGCCATCAGGGTAGACAATGGCCCTGAATACATCAGCTCCACGCTGATGATCTGGGCCGAGAAGCAGGGCATTGCCCACAACCACATCCAGCCTGGGAAACCACAGCAGAACGCCTACGTCGAGCGTTACAACAGGACAGTCCGCAATGAATGGCTGGACCTATACATCTTTGAAACCATCGAGGAGGCGCAGGAGATCGCAACCGACTGGCTATGGACTTACAACAATGAGCGCCCCAACATGGGCATCGGCGGCATCACACCCGCCCAGAAACTGAAGATGGCTGCCTGA